A region of Saccharomyces kudriavzevii IFO 1802 strain IFO1802 genome assembly, chromosome: 14 DNA encodes the following proteins:
- the PEX6 gene encoding AAA family ATPase peroxin 6 (similar to Saccharomyces cerevisiae PEX6 (YNL329C); ancestral locus Anc_3.9), with product MKASLTFTFSGIYVPCKISRDIYLEFGDTTEGLYGTIELPTYGPACASKKIIQCFLDDSLPFCSIVLPSKLFGFVPTQPTVDFCYFEPMQRDRIPVLDSVAFMINDQLYSKLMVLPQEIQQQQFLHYKYGINSLETVVHARDILTSGLCQILSCSPFPQGFVDFTKTELVLIKDIDQKLSTKKYINEDEEYALPKIGTNSALSVNLKSLPHAILKDLLRPKSYPHDDDSIYAFTDAKTLLRLDVTSGSFIAVSNMGCIRLVKLFVFLLPNSFEKNAIYVPPKVMASFSDCHTVTISKSNIGYSDIPIANQVSISRVGGWLQSQKCFQNIILASLKSFFSDSKRILCRDDLIPITFDSSMANLNITENTDETSDDGGLIQYFKNDSLVWFIVTSAEVDVTSKDNVHFIIDPHRTKLITTNIINKRPLTFKKCDLQRYYGFAETFHYDMHNFPYVRQLINILETSFNCSQKGISLNASVLLHSTTKNVGKATMVRFASKHLGVHLLEIDCLSLTSNLRQMDSTSKIIGYIRAKWENVLPYTSPAVIFLAHLDSILLDVNANQDPEAIKLQKSINFEMSKLLEDFTSEFPGTTFVGSVSNIDSVPSSFRSHMRFEILIPVPSESQRLRIFEWYLSSSELNNDVQQDVPLCCADDISFSSLSSQSAGLTPLDIKSIVKTARMTATTRYYQELRKSRWCGQSILIMQEDLSKAISKARDEFSVSIGAPQIPNVTWDDIGGIDFVKGEIMDTIDMPLKHPELFTSGMKKRSGILFYGPPGTGKTLVAKAIATSFSLNFFSVKGPELLNMYIGESEANVRRVFQKAREAKPCVIFFDEIDSVAPKRGNQGDSGGVMDRIVSQLLAELDGMSTDADGVFVIGATNRPDLLDEALLRPGRFDKLLYLGIPDTDVKQLNILEALTRKFVLDSDVRLIELAKLCPFNYTGADFYALCSDAMLNAMSRIARLVETKVSQYNEASGESISTRRWFDKIATKDDTKVVVKMEDFLEAQKQLAPSVSQAELDHYQRVRANFEGVSIITDI from the coding sequence ATGAAAGCATCGCTCACGTTTACCTTTTCCGGAATATACGTTCCCTGTAAGATTTCCAGGGATATATATCTGGAATTTGGCGATACAACTGAAGGTTTATATGGTACAATTGAGCTGCCCACATACGGTCCAGCTTGTGCGTCTAAGAAAATTATACAATGCTTCTTGGATGATTCGTTGCCCTTTTGTAGTATTGTTTTACCTTCCAAACTTTTTGGGTTTGTACCGACACAACCGACCGTAGATTTTTGCTATTTTGAGCCGATGCAAAGAGATAGAATACCCGTACTGGACAGCGTCGCGTTCATGATTAATGATCAATTGTACTCGAAACTAATGGTACTGCCGCAAGAGATTCAGCAACAACAGTTTTTGCATTACAAGTACGGTATCAACTCCCTAGAAACTGTGGTTCATGCTCGAGATATACTTACATCAGGCCTTTGCCAAATCTTAAGTTGTTCACCTTTTCCACAGGGATTTGTAGACTTTACGAAGACAGAACTAGTATTAATCAAGGATATTGATCAAAAATTAAGTACCAAAAAGTATATcaacgaagatgaagaatacGCATTACCTAAAATTGGGACAAATTCCGCTTTATCAGTCAACCTTAAGTCCCTTCCTCACGCAATCTTGAaagatcttcttcgtcCAAAATCCTACCCCCATGACGATGATTCTATATACGCATTTACGGACGCTAAGACTCTATTACGCCTGGACGTCACGAGTGGATCCTTTATAGCAGTCTCAAATATGGGCTGCATCAGGCTAGTCAAATTGTTCGTTTTCCTGCTCCCTAATAGCTTCGAGAAAAATGCAATATACGTACCACCTAAAGTTATGGCAAGCTTTTCCGACTGCCACACTGTAACAATATCGAAGTCTAACATAGGCTATTCGGATATTCCAATTGCTAATCAAGTTTCCATATCAAGAGTAGGGGGCTGGCTGCAGTCCCAAAAGtgctttcaaaatatcattcTAGCaagtttgaaaagtttttttaGCGACAGCAAAAGAATTCTTTGCCGGGATGATCTAATCCCAATTACTTTTGATTCTAGCATGGCCAATCTGAATATAACAGAGAACACCGATGAAACTAGTGACGATGGCGGACTAATCCAGTATTTTAAGAATGATTCCCTTGTATGGTTCATCGTCACAAGTGCAGAGGTTGATGTTACCTCCAAAGATAATGTCCATTTCATTATTGATCCTCATCGCACCAAACTAATAACTACTAATATAATCAATAAAAGACCTTTAACTTTTAAGAAATGCGATCTACAAAGATATTACGGATTTGCCGAAACTTTTCATTACGATATGCATAATTTCCCCTATGTGAGACAGCTGATCAACATATTAGAGACTTCATTTAATTGTTCCCAAAAAGGAATTTCTCTTAATGCCTCTGTGTTACTCCACTCTACTACCAAAAATGTTGGTAAAGCTACTATGGTGAGATTCGCTTCAAAACATCTCGGTGTACACCTGTTAGAAATCGATTGCCTTTCATTGACCTCAAACTTAAGACAAATGGATTCAACATCCAAGATTATTGGCTATATAAGAGCCAAATGGGAAAATGTGCTACCGTACACTTCCCCAGCTGTAATATTTTTGGCCCATTTGGATTCGATTTTACTTGACGTAAATGCCAATCAAGACCCAGAGGCAAtaaaattacaaaaatCTATAAACTTTGAAATGTCCAAACTATTGGAAGATTTTACGTCTGAATTTCCAGGAACTACATTCGTTGGTTCTGTGAGTAATATAGATAGTGTGCCATCAAGTTTTAGATCACACATGAGATTTGAGATCCTCATACCAGTTCCATCTGAATCACAACGGTTACgtatttttgaatggtaCTTATCTTCGTCAGAACTAAACAATGATGTCCAACAAGACGTCCCATTGTGTTGTGCAGatgatatttctttttcatcgcTCTCCTCACAATCTGCTGGGTTGACTCCTTTGGATATCAAATCCATCGTGAAAACGGCACGAATGACGGCCACAACACGTTATTATCAAGAACTCAGGAAGTCTAGATGGTGTGGACAATCAATTTTGATAATGCAAGAGGACTTGTCGAAGGCTATATCCAAAGCTAGAGACGAATTTTCCGTTTCTATTGGAGCTCCACAAATTCCTAATGTAACATGGGATGATATAGGTGGTATTGATTTCGTTAAAGGTGAAATAATGGATACAATAGATATGCCCCTAAAGCATCCTGAACTATTTACCTCAGGTatgaaaaagagaagtGGTATCTTGTTTTATGGACCCCCAGGTACAGGTAAAACTTTGGTGGCTAAAGCTATCGCAACaagtttttccttgaatttttttagtgTTAAAGGTCCTGAATTGCTGAATATGTACATCGGTGAAAGTGAAGCCAATGTACGTagagtttttcaaaaggcAAGAGAGGCCAAACCATgtgtaatttttttcgatgaaattgattctGTGGCTCCCAAGCGTGGGAATCAAGGTGACTCGGGTGGTGTCATGGATCGTATAGTTTCTCAGTTGCTAGCAGAGCTGGATGGAATGAGCACCGATGCTGACGGTGTCTTTGTCATTGGAGCAACCAATAGGCCAGATTTATTGGATGAAGCATTGCTAAGACCAGGGAGATTCGACAAGTTGTTGTATTTAGGTATACCAGACACGGATGTCAAACAATTGAATATTCTGGAGGCGTTAACTCGTAAGTTCGTGCTTGACAGCGACGTGAGGCTCATCGAGCTGGCAAAACTATGCCCATTCAATTATACTGGTGCGGATTTTTATGCCCTTTGTTCGGATGCAATGCTTAACGCCATGTCGAGAATTGCACGTCTAGTAGAAACCAAAGTCTCCCAGTACAACGAAGCTAGTGGGGAAAGTATTTCCACACGTCGTTGGTTCGATAAGATCGCCACAAAGGATGATACAAAAGTTGTTGTCAAAATGGAAGACTTTCTGGAGGCACAAAAGCAGCTCGCTCCAAGTGTATCACAAGCCGAACTGGATCATTATCAAAGGGTGAGAGCTAATTTCGAAGGTGTTTCAATCATAACggatatataa
- the SKDI14G0040 gene encoding SRP1/TIP1 family protein: MVKLTSIAAGVAALAAGASATTTLAQSDERVNLVELGVYVSDIRAHLAQYYLFQAAHPTETYPVEVAQAVFNYGDFTTMLTGIAPDQVTRMITGVPWYSTRLRPAISSALSADGIYTIAN, encoded by the coding sequence atggtcaaattaacCTCaattgctgctggtgtcgccgCTCTAGCTGCTGGTGCCtctgccaccaccaccctagctcaatccgacgaaagagtcaacttggttgaattgggtgtctacgtctctgatatcagagctcacttggcccaatactacttgttccaagccgCCCACCCCACTGAAACCTACCCAGTTGAAGTTGCTCAAGCTGTCTTCAACTACGGTGACTTCACCACGATGTTGACCGGTATTGCTCCAGATCAAGTgaccagaatgatcactGGTGTCCCATGGTACTCCACCAGATTGAGACCAGCCATCTCTAGCGCTCTATCTGCAGACGGTATCTACACCATCGCCAACTAG
- the THI12 gene encoding 4-amino-5-hydroxymethyl-2-methylpyrimidine phosphate synthase, with translation MSTDKITFLLNWQPAPYHIPIFLAQTKGYFKEQGLDLALLEPTNPSDVTELIGSGKVDMGLKAMIHTLAAKARGFPVTSVASLLDEPFTGVLYLEGSGITEDFQSLKGKRIGYVGEFGKIQIDELTKHYGMSPEDYTAVRCGMNIAKYIIEGKIDAGVGIECMQQVELEEYLAKQGRPASDAKMLRIDKLACLGCCCFCTVLYICNDEFLKKNPEKVRKFLKAIKKATDYVLSDPVRAWKEYVDFKPQLDTELSYKQYQRCYAYFSSSLFNVHRDWKKVTGYGKRLAILPPDYVSNYTNEYLSWPEPEEVSDPLEAQRLMAIHQEKCRKEGTFKRLALPA, from the coding sequence ATGTCTACCGATAAAATTACATTTTTGTTAAACTGGCAACCAGCTCCATACCATATCCCAATCTTCTTGGCCCAAACCAAGGGTTACTTCAAGGAACAAGGTTTAGATCTTGCCCTGCTGGAACCAACCAATCCATCAGATGTCACTGAGTTGATTGGATCCGGTAAGGTCGACATGGGTTTGAAAGCCATGATCCACACTTTGGCTGCTAAGGCCCGTGGTTTCCCAGTCACCTCTGTCGCCTCCTTGTTGGATGAACCATTCACCGGTGTCCTATACTTGGAGGGTAGCGGTATCACCGAAGACTTCCAATCCCTAAAGGGTAAGAGAATCGGTTACGTTGGTGAATTTGGTAAGATCCAAATTGACGAATTGACCAAGCACTACGGTATGTCTCCAGAAGACTACACAGCCGTCAGATGTGGTATGAACATTGCCAAGTACATCATTGAAGGTAAGATTGATGCTGGTGTTGGTATTGAATGTATGCAACAAGTcgaattggaagaatacTTGGCCAAGCAGGGTAGACCAGCCAGCGATGCCAAGATGTTGAGAATTGACAAGTTGGCTTGTTTgggttgctgttgtttcTGTACCGTCCTTTACATCTGTAACGAtgaattcttgaagaagaatccTGAAAAGGTcagaaagtttttgaaagccaTCAAGAAGGCTACTGACTATGTTCTAAGCGATCCTGTCAGAGCTTGGAAGGAATACGTTGACTTCAAGCCTCAATTGGACACCGAATTATCTTACAAACAATACCAAAGATGCTACGCTTACTTCTCCTCATCTTTGTTCAATGTTCATCGTGACTGGAAGAAAGTTACCGGCTACGGTAAGAGATTGGCTATCTTGCCACCAGACTATGTCTCTAACTACACCAATGAATACTTATCCTGGCCAGAACCTGAAGAAGTTTCTGATCCTTTAGAAGCTCAAAGATTAATGGCtattcatcaagaaaagtGTAGAAAGGAAGGTACTTTCAAGAGATTGGCTCTTCCAGCTTAG
- the EGT2 gene encoding Egt2p (similar to Saccharomyces cerevisiae EGT2 (YNL327W); ancestral locus Anc_3.11) — MNKLLLPVVGILSLLSFTHALTQTQPVLQDIQIKDSYTKTDECTDQDHWFIIEGQLSIPKGSQESISFQVPEAFKSFPQEPFSIEYNSNNVATISRPDQSTNNFTISIPEKSSEDITTTFNFLAQLTSDAKSEITEPKAVVYSFYSEGDIFNGIINYIAKNISAVTTDGGIYEANNTAWFTVDLPMSTFLQPVYLTSQASSSSDYVFNTMLTKFEVVTAVDAFNEPVNSIPFATVHDYSTEDEIKCLFNSTISGGLYLRVTYFTKQLSSSSISNTVDLTYPDENTPDKILRKRDTSTTLGSELFSESAANVGSTTNDEATSSNVAITPKYTNATLTSQAPQSSTTSEVPAVASLSTQIPLSTVDSTSSTTVSSLISTGNYSSTLSSEQTFSASSVTADISSSALYTDPISTTNAKASSAPGSANSTFSNSLSAQSVTETQRNTSSLASQIISASPAVTEISYINNSTTSETSSATQYTVGTPYDGNFTTATASSVEQSATLAPYVGNFTNSFASSAIQSTTSTYLASNFTAPSFSSAITNYSSSIPITSAVPSGPFVSNTTIASGSYLLSTTTESAQLTEFGSLVPISTITTEVSAAGNNRTGDHSLVSSTETVKTTTYSTSISLSETNTKDIAAAARGRNATSNLAMSTGSPQAAGYSSLMSASTSIFGTKATAGAFGRNDSSSSVSSTESDQFVATVTDKNGGYSVVSSTESAQVTEYGSLLPIYTLQKSTLSTGTGATGPSNSTLSTKLTQVTAITTDRNGVYSVISSTESAHVTEYDSLLPISTLDKSTVVTITGRNDTYTLTTCTESVQATEYGSLVPISTMEGSSVFTFTDESVISDCSTTVGAAQYAEHTTLIPVSTIKGSHISLSTDKSVDSGYSTTVNAAQFAEHTTLVPVSTIKNSHISLSTDKSVDSDYSTTVNAAQFAEHTTLVPVSTIKGSDMSLSTDESVVSDYSTAVGAAQYAEHTSLVPVETLTTSTTSQETKATEVCTTCTTGTHHSAIVNAATTASKPTSSLASLSTVIAWYSSSAINPPTISTYSGAANQLTISIGTLFLGLISILL; from the coding sequence ATGAATAAACTACTTTTACCGGTAGTCGGCATCCTCTCACTGCTCAGCTTTACACACGCTCTTACACAAACGCAGCCGGTTTTACAGgatattcaaataaaagatAGCTATACTAAAACCGATGAATGCACAGACCAAGACCATTGGTTCATTATAGAAGGACAACTGTCCATTCCCAAGGGTAGTCAGGAAAGCATATCATTCCAAGTTCCCGAAGCCTTCAAGTCGTTTCCACAAGAACCTTTCAGCATAGAATACAATTCGAACAATGTGGCCACGATATCGCGCCCCGATCAATCAACAAACAATTTTACTATTTCCATTCCAGAGAAGAGTTCAGAAGATATAACCACTACTTTCAACTTCCTTGCACAACTCACGTCAGACGCTAAATCTGAAATTACAGAACCAAAGGCCGTTGTGTATAGTTTCTATTCTGAAGGTGACATATTCAATGGCATCATCAATTATATTGCCAAGAACATTTCTGCCGTAACAACGGATGGTGGCATATACGAAGCAAATAATACCGCCTGGTTTACTGTTGATTTGCCAATGTCGACTTTCTTACAACCTGTCTATTTGACTTCTCAagcttcttcatcctctgATTATGTATTTAATACCATGTTAACCAAGTTTGAAGTTGTCACTGCCGTTGATGCTTTCAACGAACCTGTCAATTCTATTCCATTTGCGACTGTTCATGATTACTCcactgaagatgaaattaaaTGCTTGTTTAACTCTACAATCAGTGGAGGGTTATACTTACGTGTGACATACTTCACTAAACAGCTGTCTAGCTCTTCTATATCTAACACGGTCGACTTGACATATCCTGATGAAAATACACCcgataaaattttgagaaaaagagataCTTCAACCACTTTGGGCTCAGAATTGTTCTCTGAGTCAGCTGCTAATGTCGGCTCCACCACTAATGATGAAGCAACTAGCTCAAATGTTGCTATCACACCGAAATATACAAATGCAACTCTTACTTCTCAGGCTCCACAGTCATCAACTACATCAGAAGTTCCAGCTGTTGCATCATTGAGTACCCAGATCCCCCTTTCTACAGTTGATAGTACTAGCAGCACAACAGTCTCATCTCTCATTTCCACTGGAAATTACAGCTCTACATTAAGCAGCGAACAAACTTTCTCTGCTTCTTCGGTAACTGCAGATATCTCTTCATCAGCACTTTATACAGATCCAATCTCAACGACAAATGCAAAAGCATCCTCAGCCCCAGGTTCTGCAAACTCAACCTTTTCTAATTCTTTGTCAGCTCAATCTGTTACCGAAACACAGAGAAATACCAGTTCACTAGCTTCCCAAATCATCTCAGCTAGTCCAGCCGTTACCGAAATTTCATATATCAACAATTCTACAACTTCTGAAACTTCTTCCGCTACTCAATATACTGTAGGCACTCCATACGATGGTAATTTCACAACAGCTACAGCTTCATCTGTTGAGCAATCAGCTACTCTTGCTCCATATGTCGGTAACTTTACAAATTCATTTGCTTCATCTGCGATTCAATCTACTACTAGTACTTACCTAGCATCTAACTTCACAGCTCCCAGCTTTTCGTCTGCTATTACTAATTATTCATCAAGTATCCCTATTACCTCTGCTGTACCTTCCGGTCCATTTGTTTCAAATACAACAATTGCTTCTGGGTCATACCTATTAAGTACTACGACGGAGTCCGCACAACTTACTGAATTTGGAAGTTTGGTACCGATCTCTACAATTACTACTGAAGTCAGCGCTGCCGGCAACAATAGAACTGGTGATCACAGTTTAGTTTCCTCGACAGAGACAGTGAAAACTACGACATACAGCACTTCAATTTCACTGTCAGAAACCAACACTAAGGACATCGCCGCGGCTGCTAGAGGCAGGAACGCTACTTCCAATCTGGCTATGTCTACTGGATCTCCTCAAGCCGCTGGTTACAGTAGTTTGATGTCAGCGTCTACGTCCATATTTGGTACTAAGGCCACTGCCGGTGCCTTTGGTAGAAACGATAGTTCCAGTTCGGTTTCCTCTACCGAATCAGATCAGTTTGTCGCTACTGTTACGGATAAAAATGGCGGTTACAGTGTAGTCTCGTCCACAGAATCAGCGCAAGTTACAGAATACGGTAGTTTGCTTCCAATTTATACCTTACAGAAGTCGACTCTTTCCACCGGTACTGGTGCAACCGGTCCCTCTAATTCAACTCTTTCTACCAAATTGACTCAGGTAACCGCTATTACTACTGATAGAAATGGCGTTTATAGCGTAATTTCATCCACAGAATCAGCTCATGTTACAGAATATGATAGTTTACTCCCAATTTCTACGCTGGATAAATCAACTGTCGTTACAATCACTGGTAGAAATGACACCTATACTTTAACTACATGTACTGAATCTGTTCAAGCCACAGAATATGGTAGTTTGGTTCCAATCTCTACAATGGAGGGTTCAAGTGTCTTTACTTTTACCGATGAAAGCGTAATTTCTGATTGCAGTACCACTGTAGGTGCTGCTCAGTATGCGGAGCATACTACTTTGATTCCAGTTTCAACCATAAAGGGTTCTCACATCTCTCTTTCTACCGATAAAAGTGTAGATTCTGGTTACAGTACCACCGTGAATGCTGCTCAGTTTGCAGAGCATACCACCTTGGTTCCAGTTTCGACCATAAAAAATTCTCACATCTCTCTTTCTACCGATAAAAGTGTAGATTCTGATTACAGTACGACCGTGAATGCCGCTCAGTTTGCGGAGCATACTACCTTGGTTCCAGTTTCGACCATAAAGGGTTCCGACATGTCTCTTTCTACCGATGAAAGCGTAGTTTCTGATTACAGTACCGCTGTAGGTGCTGCTCAGTATGCGGAACATACTTCACTGGTTCCGGTTGAAACTCTGACAACTTCTACCACGTctcaagaaacaaaagcaaCTGAAGTTTGTACGACATGTACTACTGGTACTCATCATTCTGCAATCGTAAATGCCGCTACTACTGCCTCAAAACCAACAAGTTCCTTAGCATCTCTTTCAACAGTTATTGCATGGTATTCCTCCTCAGCGATCAACCCTCCTACCATTTCCACATATTCAGGTGCTGCCAATCAACTAACCATTAGTATTGGTACTTTATTCTTGGGTTTAATCTCTATTCTGCTGTAG
- the MDJ2 gene encoding Mdj2p (similar to Saccharomyces cerevisiae MDJ2 (YNL328C); ancestral locus Anc_3.10), whose amino-acid sequence MVFPIIIGLGVTMAALSVKSGLSAWAVFRTLSPLTIAKLNNIRIENPTEGYRDALKFRSSLIDEELRNRLNRYQGGFAPRMTEPEALLILDISSREINHLDEKLLKRKHRKAMVQNHPDKGGSPYMAAKINEAKELLEQSVLLRKR is encoded by the coding sequence ATGGTTTTCCCTATTATAATTGGATTGGGTGTGACAATGGCTGCCCTCAGCGTTAAGTCTGGTCTCAGTGCCTGGGCCGTTTTCAGGACCTTGTCTCCTTTGACCATAGCAAAACTAAATAATATCCGTATAGAAAACCCGACAGAAGGCTACCGCGATGCCCTCAAGTTCAGAAGCTCGCTGATAGACGAAGAGCTCAGAAACCGATTGAACCGGTACCAAGGGGGCTTTGCACCCAGAATGACAGAACCTGAAGCTTTGCTGATCTTGGACATCTCCTCCAGAGAAATTAATCACTTGGACGAGAAGCtgctgaaaagaaaacacagGAAGGCCATGGTTCAAAACCATCCTGACAAGGGCGGGAGTCCCTACATGGCGGCAAAGATAAATGAGGCCAAAGAACTTCTCGAGCAGAGTGTTTTACTACGAAAGAGATAA
- the RPD3 gene encoding histone deacetylase RPD3 (similar to Saccharomyces cerevisiae RPD3 (YNL330C); ancestral locus Anc_3.8), whose protein sequence is MVYEAKPFDPITVKPNDKRRVAYFYDADVGNYAYGAGHPMKPHRIRMAHSLIMNYGLYKKMEIYRAKPATKQEMCQFHTDEYIDFLSRVTPDNLEMFKRESVKFNVGDDCPVFDGLYEYCSISGGGSMEGAARLNRGKCDVAVNYAGGLHHAKKSEASGFCYLNDIVLGIIELLRYHPRVLYIDIDVHHGDGVEEAFYSTDRVMTCSFHKYGEFFPGTGELRDIGVGTGKNYAVNVPLRDGIDDATYRSVFEPVIKKIMEWYQPSAVVLQCGGDSLSGDRLGCFNLSMEGHGNCVNYVKSFGIPMMVVGGGGYTMRNVARTWCFETGLLNNVVLDKDLPYNEYYEYYGPDYKLSVRPSNMFNVNTPDYLDKIMTNIFANLENTKYAPSVQLNHTPRDAEDLGDIEEDSAEAVDTKGGSQYARDLHVEHDNEFY, encoded by the coding sequence ATGGTATATGAAGCAAAGCCTTTCGATCCGATCACAGTTAAGCCAAATGACAAAAGACGCGTTGCTTATTTTTACGATGCAGATGTTGGGAATTATGCATATGGAGCAGGCCACCCGATGAAGCCGCACAGAATAAGAATGGCACATTCGCTTATCATGAACTATGGCCTGTACAAGAAGATGGAGATCTATAGGGCTAAGCCAGCAACGAAACAAGAAATGTGCCAGTTCCATACTGACGAGtatattgattttttgtcgAGGGTCACTCCGGATAATTTagaaatgttcaaaagagaaagtgTCAAGTTCAATGTCGGCGATGATTGTCCAGTCTTTGATGGGCTTTATGAGTACTGCAGTATTTCAGGCGGTGGCTCTATGGAAGGTGCTGCTCGACTAAACAGGGGCAAGTGTGATGTTGCCGTCAATTATGCTGGTGGTTTACATCAcgcaaaaaaatcagaagcTTCGGGGTTCTGTTATTTAAATGATATAGTGTTGGGTATCATTGAACTGCTACGATACCACCCCAGAGTCCTGTATATCGATATTGATGTGCATCATGGTGATGGCGTGGAAGAAGCATTTTATAGTACGGATCGTGTCATGACATGTTCTTTCCATAAATATGGTGAGTTTTTCCCTGGTACAGGTGAATTGAGAGATATTGGGGTGGGCACTGGAAAGAATTACGCCGTCAACGTTCCGTTACGAGACGGTATAGATGATGCCACATATAGATCTGTGTTTGAACCtgtaataaaaaaaattatggAATGGTATCAACCTTCAGCTGTTGTATTACAGTGTGGTGGTGACTCCTTATCTGGTGATCGTCTTGGCTGCTTTAATCTTTCCATGGAAGGCCATGGTAATTGTGTTAACTACGTAAAGTCATTTGGGATCCCAATGATGGTTGTTGGTGGCGGTGGCTATACTATGAGAAATGTTGCAAGGACATGGTGCTTCGAAACCGGTTTGCTAAATAACGTTGTCTTGGACAAAGACTTACCGTACAATGAATACTATGAGTATTATGGTCCTGATTATAAACTGAGTGTCAGACCTTCGAATATGTTTAATGTGAATACGCCAGACTATCTTGACAAGATAATGACCAATATATTTGCTAATCTAGAAAACACTAAATATGCACCAAGTGTTCAGCTGAACCATACACCTAGGGATGCAGAAGATTTGGGTGATATCGAGGAAGATTCCGCGGAGGCTGTAGACACGAAAGGTGGTTCGCAGTATGCAAGAGACTTACATGTTGAGCATGACAACGAATTCTATTGA
- the SKDI14G0030 gene encoding FluC/FEX family fluoride channel (similar to Saccharomyces cerevisiae YOR390W) codes for MIRPSGRKKVFLDEVILHLSFISHSILGNYCRLGLIALSNYPNAYIRPTTALWANVVACIIMGIVSGLNIVGWFENHAHFYACLTVGLAGSTSSFSTMMIEVFDHSMQLTPNTAGKFPNKAYGIMEFLSVLLTHLLMSMSALIFGRKIAQDLLAKYFQKPLKTENEEISSLEFKREVVVDKIFKIDIYATALLCIPILATLITLACVYSNYSRGDWTLPALFGIFGSYLRWILSKKFNPRIKYFPLGTFIANIFATLVLAILNIVQRGNSGSHNHHPIIGSYNTCLVISALGSGFCGGLSTTSTFINEAYSMPFLCTMFYYITSVALSYSLIVITLGSYAWTKGLTAGVC; via the coding sequence atgaTTAGGCCCAGTGGTAGGAAAAAGGTTTTCTTAGACGAAGTGATACTTCATTTATCGTTCATTTCACATAGTATACTAGGAAACTATTGTAGATTAGGTCTCATTGCATTATCCAACTATCCGAACGCATACATTAGACCAACCACAGCACTGTGGGCTAATGTAGTAGCCTGCATTATCATGGGAATTGTATCTGGGCTGAATATTGTGGGATGGTTTGAAAACCACGCCCATTTTTACGCATGCTTAACTGTGGGCCTTGCAGGTTCGACCTCTTCGTTTTCCACTATGATGATAGAAGTGTTTGATCATTCAATGCAACTGACGCCAAACACAGCTGGCAAATTTCCGAATAAAGCCTATGGTATAATGGAGTTTTTGTCAGTTTTGTTGACACATTTGTTAATGTCTATGTCAGCGTTAATCTTTGGGAGAAAAATAGCCCAGGATTTGCTTGCAaaatactttcaaaaaccaTTAAAAACTGAAAACGAAGAGATATCTTCTTTGgaattcaaaagagaagttgttgttgataagATCTTCAAGATTGATATTTATGCGACCGCGCTGCTTTGCATTCCAATTCTTGCTACTCTCATTACTTTGGCATGTGTTTATAGCAATTACTCACGTGGTGACTGGACTTTGCCGGCGTTATTTGGAATTTTCGGATCATACTTGAGATGGATTTTATCTAAAAAGTTCAACCCAAGGATAAAGTACTTTCCTCTAGGGACTTTCATTGCCAATATTTTTGCAACTCTAGTACTGGCTATCCTGAATATAGTTCAAAGAGGTAACAGTGGTTCACATAACCATCATCCGATTATCGGAAGTTATAACACCTGCTTGGTAATATCAGCTCTGGGTTCCGGATTTTGTGGCGGTCTAAGCACTACAAGCACGTTCATTAATGAAGCATATTCTATGCCTTTTCTCTGCACTATGTTTTATTATATCACAAGCGTAGCTCTATCGTACAGTCTGATAGTTATTACTCTGGGGTCATATGCATGGACGAAAGGTCTGACTGCAGGAGTTTgttga